One window of Salegentibacter sp. Hel_I_6 genomic DNA carries:
- a CDS encoding Crp/Fnr family transcriptional regulator, giving the protein MKREGASNPSKFNTISNNILFKDFEKEILLEIASNFLEEKWPAYTCSSCHQHRHKFHIIISGRVKIFQTDIDTGREFTLFLLRKNDFFDVISLIEECSHKLYYESLEEVKMLTTPTLKMRQWLQDYPLLNQRLLPYLGKQLLTLEEYAINHTLLEIPARLARLILKNLNQESKKLEFINDLSNEEIANLIGTTRAVVNRHFQDFKNEGILQIGRKEMEVINLTLLLEKATNNQKGV; this is encoded by the coding sequence ATGAAGCGAGAAGGAGCAAGCAATCCCAGTAAATTTAACACCATAAGCAACAATATTCTTTTTAAGGATTTTGAAAAAGAAATACTTTTGGAAATTGCTTCAAACTTCTTGGAGGAAAAATGGCCGGCATACACCTGCAGCAGTTGTCATCAACACCGGCATAAATTTCATATCATAATTTCAGGAAGGGTGAAAATTTTTCAAACCGATATAGATACAGGACGGGAATTTACCTTGTTTTTACTTCGGAAAAATGACTTTTTTGATGTGATCTCTTTAATCGAGGAATGTTCTCATAAATTATATTATGAATCTCTGGAAGAAGTAAAAATGTTGACAACACCTACGCTTAAAATGCGGCAATGGCTGCAAGATTATCCTTTACTCAATCAAAGATTACTACCTTATCTGGGAAAACAACTTTTAACCCTGGAAGAATATGCAATTAATCATACCCTTCTTGAAATTCCCGCCCGGTTGGCCAGGTTAATATTAAAAAATCTTAATCAGGAATCTAAGAAACTGGAGTTTATCAATGATCTTTCTAATGAAGAAATTGCAAATCTAATAGGCACTACTCGTGCCGTTGTAAATCGGCATTTTCAGGATTTCAAGAATGAAGGAATTCTACAAATAGGAAGAAAAGAAATGGAAGTTATTAATCTTACCCTTTTGCTAGAAAAAGCAACAAACAACCAAAAGGGTGTTTAA
- a CDS encoding DEAD/DEAH box helicase, whose amino-acid sequence MAVETFGIEDKKVDKELYDYQQKDIDKIFNVIEEHPEHYNLLYQLPTGGGKTVIFSQMVREYIQRTQKKVLILTHRIELCKQTSNMLDGFGVRNKIINSKVKELPDQEDYMCFVAMVETLNNRLHDEKLEIKDIGLVIIDEAHYNSFRKLFKFFEKCFILGVTATPLSSNIKLPMKDNYRELIVGDSIDSLIEKGFLARANTFSYNVGLTSLKVGMNGDYTVKSSEELYSNISMQEKLLTAYYERSRGKKTLIFNNGINTSIEVYETFRNAGLPIRHLDNTTSKQDRKDILKWFKHTPDAIVTSVSILTTGFDEPTVETIVLNRATKSLTLYFQMIGRGSRVLPGKSEFNVIDLGNNLARFGEWSAPVDWKQIFRAPDFYFENLLSDEDIEREFKYVMPPEIREQFSNTDNVDFDVEEAYDKVIKTGLKSKAVLEWSMEQHVQMCVENSEDVFDARILAKELKDDIASRIKQYSYCISKSTKNYRDWLEEDYSRKLRMAINKEF is encoded by the coding sequence ATGGCGGTGGAAACCTTTGGAATAGAAGATAAAAAAGTTGATAAAGAGCTTTACGACTATCAGCAGAAAGATATAGACAAGATCTTTAATGTGATAGAAGAACATCCTGAACATTATAACCTGCTTTATCAGCTCCCTACTGGTGGTGGTAAAACGGTTATATTTTCGCAAATGGTACGTGAATATATACAGCGTACTCAAAAGAAAGTTCTTATTCTTACTCACAGGATAGAGTTGTGTAAGCAAACCTCGAATATGTTAGATGGGTTTGGTGTGCGCAATAAGATCATCAATTCTAAAGTAAAAGAATTACCAGATCAGGAAGACTATATGTGTTTCGTTGCTATGGTAGAAACGCTTAATAATCGTTTGCACGACGAGAAACTGGAAATTAAAGATATTGGGCTTGTAATTATTGATGAGGCGCACTATAATTCATTCAGAAAATTATTCAAATTCTTTGAAAAGTGTTTTATCCTGGGAGTAACCGCCACACCGCTTAGTTCAAATATCAAATTACCAATGAAGGATAATTACCGCGAGCTTATCGTTGGTGATTCTATAGACTCCCTTATTGAAAAAGGTTTTTTGGCTCGGGCTAATACTTTTAGTTACAACGTGGGACTTACCAGTTTAAAGGTAGGGATGAACGGGGATTATACGGTAAAATCTTCGGAAGAACTGTATTCCAACATTTCCATGCAGGAAAAGCTGCTTACCGCTTATTATGAGCGCTCTCGCGGAAAGAAAACTTTAATTTTTAACAATGGTATTAATACTTCTATAGAAGTTTATGAAACCTTTAGAAATGCTGGTTTACCCATTCGTCACCTTGATAATACTACCAGTAAACAGGATAGAAAGGATATCTTAAAATGGTTTAAGCATACGCCAGATGCCATTGTAACTTCAGTAAGTATTCTTACCACCGGCTTTGATGAACCAACCGTAGAAACGATTGTATTGAACAGGGCTACAAAATCACTTACTTTATACTTTCAAATGATTGGCCGTGGTTCCCGCGTACTTCCCGGAAAATCAGAGTTCAATGTGATAGATTTAGGTAATAACCTGGCTCGTTTTGGGGAGTGGAGTGCTCCCGTAGATTGGAAACAGATCTTTAGAGCTCCAGATTTCTATTTTGAAAATCTTTTAAGTGATGAAGATATTGAGCGCGAGTTTAAATATGTAATGCCCCCCGAAATTAGGGAACAATTTTCTAATACCGATAATGTTGATTTTGACGTAGAAGAAGCCTACGATAAAGTAATAAAAACTGGGTTAAAATCTAAGGCGGTGTTAGAATGGTCTATGGAACAACACGTACAAATGTGCGTAGAAAATTCTGAAGATGTTTTTGATGCTCGAATTCTTGCAAAGGAACTTAAAGATGATATAGCTTCCAGGATAAAACAATATTCTTATTGTATTAGCAAAAGCACAAAAAACTATCGCGATTGGCTGGAGGAAGATTACTCCAGAAAACTGCGAATGGCTATAAATAAAGAATTTTAA
- the katE gene encoding catalase HPII, which translates to MKNEGKKKASENKKLQDLERNREDGKDQFLTTNQGVKINDNQNSLKAGDRGASLLEDFILREKITHFDHERIPERIVHARGSAAHGYFQVYESMAKYTKAAFLQDPSKKTPVFTRFSTVAGFRGSTDLARDVRGFAVKFYTDEGNYDLVGNNIPVFFIQDAIKFPDLIHAVKPEPHNEIPQAASAHDTFWDFVSLMPESMHMIMWAMSDRAIPRSLRMMEGFGIHTFRFVNKERKGTFVKFHWKPLLGTHGVAWDEAQKISGNDPDFHRRDLWDAIENGQFPEWELGVQLIPEEDEHKFDFDLLDATKLVPEELVPVKKIGKMVLNRNPDNFFAETEQVAFHPGHIVPGIDFTNDPLLQGRLFSYTDTQLKRLGGPNFHEIPINRPIAPMHNNQRDGHMRQEINKGQTSYQPNSLRGGCPFQAKIAEGGFDSYPEKVDAKKVRERSASFKDHFSQATLFFNSQTKVEQQHIIDALSFELGKVGVSEVQERVLGLLNEVSKELTKEVASNLGMKVPKKNKQLNHGVPADFDPKRYEPTKSNPSLEKDPALSMMHKGFGNIATRQVAFLCADGVDDKSVAEMKKALDKEGAMVKILGPNSTEVKTADGKSLKVDEAFRTTASVVFDAFYVPSGDKAHKALKEIPKAIHFLNEAYKHCKPIAAGQEKGLLEETYFWKNLDMKNLEEDGVIVGKGKSSKFIEAIGKHRFWKREEKDSIPA; encoded by the coding sequence ATGAAAAATGAAGGCAAGAAAAAAGCTTCAGAAAACAAGAAGCTTCAGGATTTGGAAAGAAACCGTGAAGACGGTAAAGACCAGTTCTTAACCACCAATCAGGGGGTGAAAATTAATGATAATCAAAATTCTTTAAAAGCAGGAGACCGCGGGGCATCTTTATTAGAAGATTTTATTCTTCGTGAGAAAATAACTCATTTTGATCACGAAAGAATTCCAGAAAGAATTGTACACGCCAGAGGCTCTGCAGCACATGGTTATTTCCAGGTTTATGAATCTATGGCGAAATATACCAAAGCTGCATTTTTACAGGATCCTTCTAAGAAAACTCCGGTATTTACAAGATTTTCTACTGTTGCAGGCTTTAGAGGTTCTACAGATTTAGCCCGCGATGTTCGAGGATTTGCGGTTAAATTTTATACAGATGAAGGCAATTATGATCTCGTAGGAAACAATATTCCGGTATTTTTTATCCAGGATGCAATTAAATTTCCAGATCTTATACACGCAGTAAAACCAGAGCCTCATAATGAAATTCCGCAAGCTGCTTCAGCCCACGATACGTTTTGGGATTTTGTATCGCTAATGCCCGAGTCCATGCATATGATTATGTGGGCAATGTCAGATCGAGCAATCCCAAGAAGCTTAAGAATGATGGAAGGTTTTGGAATTCATACTTTTCGGTTTGTAAATAAGGAAAGAAAAGGAACTTTTGTAAAGTTTCACTGGAAACCACTTTTAGGAACTCACGGCGTAGCCTGGGATGAAGCGCAAAAAATTTCAGGAAACGATCCAGATTTCCATAGAAGAGATTTATGGGATGCTATTGAAAATGGCCAATTTCCAGAGTGGGAGTTGGGCGTACAGTTAATTCCTGAAGAGGATGAGCATAAATTTGATTTTGATCTTCTAGATGCTACAAAATTAGTTCCTGAAGAACTGGTGCCGGTTAAGAAAATTGGTAAAATGGTTTTAAACCGAAATCCCGATAACTTCTTTGCAGAAACCGAACAGGTAGCTTTTCATCCCGGCCATATTGTACCCGGAATTGATTTTACCAACGATCCTTTATTGCAGGGAAGATTGTTCTCTTATACCGATACTCAATTGAAACGTCTCGGAGGACCAAACTTTCACGAGATCCCTATTAATCGTCCTATAGCGCCAATGCATAATAATCAGCGTGATGGGCATATGCGCCAGGAAATTAATAAAGGACAAACAAGTTATCAGCCTAATTCTTTAAGGGGCGGTTGTCCTTTTCAGGCTAAAATAGCAGAAGGTGGTTTTGATAGTTATCCTGAAAAAGTAGATGCTAAAAAAGTACGTGAACGCAGTGCAAGTTTCAAAGATCATTTTAGTCAGGCTACTTTATTTTTTAACAGTCAAACTAAGGTGGAGCAGCAACATATTATTGACGCCCTTAGTTTTGAACTTGGCAAAGTTGGTGTTTCAGAAGTTCAGGAGAGAGTACTCGGCCTACTAAACGAAGTTAGTAAAGAACTGACTAAAGAAGTTGCTTCTAATTTAGGGATGAAAGTTCCTAAAAAGAACAAACAATTAAATCACGGAGTTCCCGCAGATTTCGATCCTAAACGCTACGAACCTACTAAAAGCAATCCTTCATTAGAAAAAGATCCCGCTTTGAGCATGATGCATAAAGGCTTCGGAAATATCGCAACCCGCCAGGTAGCATTTTTATGTGCTGATGGGGTAGATGATAAATCGGTTGCCGAGATGAAGAAAGCTTTAGATAAAGAAGGGGCTATGGTTAAGATCCTTGGGCCAAATTCAACAGAAGTGAAAACTGCTGATGGGAAATCTTTAAAAGTAGATGAAGCTTTTAGAACAACAGCTTCTGTGGTTTTTGATGCCTTTTATGTTCCTTCTGGAGATAAAGCGCATAAAGCGCTAAAAGAGATTCCAAAGGCAATTCACTTTTTAAATGAAGCTTATAAACATTGCAAACCAATTGCAGCAGGGCAGGAAAAGGGATTACTGGAGGAAACTTATTTCTGGAAAAACCTGGATATGAAAAATCTTGAAGAAGATGGAGTAATTGTGGGGAAAGGTAAATCTTCCAAATTTATTGAAGCCATAGGAAAACACCGTTTCTGGAAAAGGGAAGAAAAGGATAGTATTCCTGCTTAA
- a CDS encoding penicillin-binding protein 1A, translating into MLNKIKRNPKLKWALIILAGLFTIFVLFMASIYFGAWGQLPSSTELKELKQNRATEVLAKNGELIGKFYVFDRQPITYKELPTHLINALVATEDARFFEHDGIDNRSLLRVVFKSILLQDESAGGGSTISLQLAKNIYGRKDYGALGIVVNKFQEAIIAKRLEDIYSKEDIIRLYFNTVPFSDNTFGIESAAMKFFGKHTSEINLEEAAVLVGTLKASHSYNPRIFPERSRLRRDVVLEQMGKYGYLTEEEVQEAKLRELVLNYKNYSHDKGLAPYFREQVRKDVSKILDTLKNKDGKKFNIYRDGLSVHTTLDFKMQTLAEAALKEHLQNLQKQHEDAWGAAAPWLTNQQIVNDALKNTSAWKNLAKEGHNEAEIMEILNQKHPTELFNYEGTETRNVSTRDSVAHYLKFLNAGMLAVTPQTGAVQAWVGGVNFEHFQYDHVSQSKRQVGSTFKPFVYTAALENGIEPCDYFSSREVTYAEGWTPSNSGGDEDDPHMNYNLKEALSQSMNTIAVKVLMETGIEKVIEQAQRMGITSDLPKVPSIALGTASLSLTELTEAYTPFVNNGNTSQAFYISKIEDGEGNVLAEFKPEISVNRSISETNRKIMIEMMKATVNEGTATRLRTTYGLRNDIAGKTGTTQNNKDGWFVGITPNLLAVTWVGSDDHRIGFRNTGIGQGANSALPVFAKLMQKMNSDSEFNELTQARFSPVSSEIKEMMDCDPEKRDGFFKRLFGGSDQEKAEEPEQEDKKKKKGFFKRLFGGKDKN; encoded by the coding sequence ATGCTAAACAAAATTAAAAGAAATCCCAAATTAAAATGGGCTTTAATAATTCTCGCAGGCCTTTTCACGATCTTCGTATTGTTTATGGCCAGTATTTATTTTGGCGCCTGGGGCCAGCTCCCCTCCTCTACCGAGCTAAAAGAGCTTAAACAGAACAGGGCTACAGAGGTTTTGGCTAAAAACGGGGAACTTATTGGCAAATTCTATGTTTTTGATAGGCAACCTATCACTTATAAAGAACTACCAACTCATTTAATTAACGCGCTGGTAGCTACCGAAGACGCCCGCTTTTTTGAGCACGATGGCATAGATAATCGAAGTCTCTTAAGAGTGGTTTTTAAATCTATTCTACTTCAGGATGAGTCTGCCGGCGGGGGTAGTACTATAAGTCTTCAGTTAGCTAAAAATATTTATGGTAGAAAAGATTATGGCGCGCTTGGTATTGTAGTTAATAAATTTCAGGAGGCAATTATTGCCAAAAGACTGGAAGATATTTATTCAAAAGAAGATATTATCAGGTTATATTTTAATACTGTTCCTTTTAGCGATAATACTTTCGGAATTGAGAGTGCCGCAATGAAATTCTTCGGAAAACATACTTCTGAAATCAACCTGGAAGAAGCCGCAGTTCTAGTGGGTACCTTAAAAGCTTCTCATTCTTATAATCCCAGAATTTTCCCAGAAAGAAGTCGCTTACGTAGAGATGTTGTTCTTGAGCAAATGGGGAAATATGGTTATTTAACCGAAGAAGAAGTGCAGGAAGCCAAACTAAGAGAATTAGTACTCAATTATAAAAACTACAGTCACGATAAAGGCCTTGCTCCATATTTTAGAGAGCAGGTAAGAAAAGACGTGAGTAAGATCTTAGATACCCTTAAAAATAAAGATGGCAAAAAGTTTAATATCTATCGAGACGGATTAAGTGTTCATACTACCCTGGATTTTAAGATGCAAACTTTAGCCGAAGCGGCTTTAAAAGAACATCTACAAAATTTACAAAAACAGCACGAAGATGCCTGGGGAGCCGCGGCACCATGGTTAACTAATCAGCAAATTGTAAATGATGCTCTCAAAAATACTTCAGCCTGGAAAAACCTAGCTAAGGAAGGGCATAATGAAGCTGAAATCATGGAAATTCTAAACCAGAAACACCCTACCGAATTATTTAATTATGAAGGTACGGAAACCAGAAATGTGAGTACAAGAGATAGTGTTGCACATTATCTAAAGTTTCTTAATGCCGGGATGCTTGCGGTAACTCCGCAAACAGGTGCGGTGCAGGCTTGGGTTGGCGGAGTTAATTTTGAACATTTTCAGTATGACCACGTGTCGCAGAGCAAGAGACAGGTTGGCTCTACTTTTAAACCTTTTGTTTATACTGCGGCTTTAGAAAATGGTATTGAACCCTGTGATTATTTTTCATCAAGAGAGGTTACCTATGCCGAAGGCTGGACTCCTTCAAATTCGGGTGGTGATGAAGACGATCCTCATATGAATTACAATTTAAAGGAAGCCTTAAGCCAGTCTATGAATACTATTGCAGTAAAAGTTTTGATGGAAACCGGCATTGAAAAGGTAATTGAACAGGCACAACGAATGGGAATCACATCAGATTTACCTAAAGTACCTTCCATAGCTTTAGGCACTGCTTCTTTGAGTTTAACCGAGTTAACCGAAGCTTATACCCCTTTTGTAAATAATGGTAACACCAGCCAGGCTTTTTATATTTCTAAAATTGAAGATGGGGAAGGAAATGTTTTAGCCGAATTTAAACCTGAAATTTCAGTAAACCGCAGTATTTCTGAAACAAACCGGAAAATCATGATAGAAATGATGAAAGCCACGGTAAACGAAGGAACCGCTACCCGGTTAAGAACTACTTACGGATTGCGCAATGATATTGCCGGTAAAACCGGAACGACCCAAAATAATAAAGACGGTTGGTTTGTGGGAATTACCCCTAACCTACTGGCTGTGACATGGGTTGGATCTGACGATCACAGGATTGGATTTAGAAACACCGGGATTGGGCAGGGGGCGAATTCTGCCTTACCGGTTTTTGCAAAATTAATGCAAAAAATGAATAGCGATTCTGAATTTAATGAATTAACTCAAGCCAGGTTCAGCCCTGTGTCTTCTGAAATAAAAGAAATGATGGATTGCGATCCCGAAAAACGAGACGGTTTCTTTAAACGACTATTTGGAGGTAGTGATCAAGAGAAAGCTGAAGAACCGGAACAAGAAGATAAAAAGAAGAAAAAAGGTTTCTTTAAACGCCTTTTTGGCGGGAAAGATAAAAATTAA
- a CDS encoding SdiA-regulated domain-containing protein yields the protein MKMNKIVLGIVGAVFILAGIIFWAFKNNSYLSFDDENKTYTIEEQWNLPTILEEVSGISYLGNNEMACVQDEEGVIFIFNLKSSEITARIPFGETGDYEALTIVEETAYIARSDGKIFKVSNFRQDSPTVNTYQISGLDINEMEGLEVDVKNKRLLLSVKEYNNRKETKGIYTFDLTTETVNKERYFTLNGEDEIFKNLRGGRSSQIIRPSSIRFHPTTGELYVLEGNQPKLIILDKNGKVSKIHLLDPETFPQPEGLAFDDENRLYISNESRRQPANLLRVKLHN from the coding sequence ATGAAAATGAATAAAATAGTTTTAGGGATTGTTGGTGCTGTATTTATCCTGGCCGGAATTATTTTCTGGGCTTTTAAAAATAATAGCTATTTATCTTTTGATGATGAAAACAAGACCTATACTATAGAAGAGCAATGGAATTTACCTACAATCCTTGAAGAGGTTTCAGGAATTAGTTATTTAGGCAATAATGAGATGGCTTGCGTTCAGGATGAAGAAGGCGTAATATTTATATTCAACTTAAAATCTTCTGAAATTACTGCCCGAATACCATTTGGTGAGACCGGAGATTACGAAGCATTAACAATAGTTGAGGAAACAGCATACATCGCGAGAAGTGATGGAAAGATATTTAAGGTTTCGAATTTTAGACAAGATTCTCCTACTGTAAATACTTATCAAATTTCAGGTCTGGATATTAATGAAATGGAAGGTCTGGAAGTAGATGTTAAAAACAAACGCTTACTTCTTTCGGTGAAGGAATATAATAATAGAAAGGAAACCAAAGGAATATATACTTTTGATCTTACTACTGAAACCGTTAATAAAGAAAGATATTTCACTTTAAATGGAGAAGACGAAATCTTTAAAAATCTTAGAGGTGGAAGATCTTCCCAAATTATTAGACCTTCTTCCATAAGGTTTCACCCAACCACAGGTGAATTGTATGTATTGGAGGGAAACCAGCCGAAGTTGATTATACTCGATAAAAATGGAAAAGTATCTAAAATTCATCTTTTAGATCCTGAAACTTTTCCTCAACCTGAAGGCCTTGCTTTCGACGATGAAAATCGTCTTTATATTTCTAATGAAAGCAGAAGACAGCCAGCAAATCTATTAAGAGTTAAATTACATAATTAA
- a CDS encoding TVP38/TMEM64 family protein yields the protein MPDPVESTSVRKSKAPLVISGIIVAALIAAYFFIPGVQSFFSEAWSVLTSNDEKKISDWVSEFGWMGPTILILAMIAQMFLIVIPSVVLMVVSILAYGPIFGSLIIFAAIFSASSVGYFIGRYFGPVIVQKLIGAKNANKIEDFIDDYGFWAIIVTRINPFLSNDAISFVGGILKMGYWRFIGATLVGIAPLTIFIAIIGDSTDGLKTGLLWGSIVSLIIFVLYVIWDKKKRKK from the coding sequence ATGCCCGATCCTGTAGAGAGTACTTCAGTAAGAAAAAGTAAAGCCCCTTTAGTAATTTCAGGAATTATAGTTGCTGCGCTTATTGCAGCCTATTTTTTTATTCCAGGTGTACAATCATTCTTCTCGGAAGCCTGGAGTGTACTAACCAGCAATGACGAAAAAAAAATATCTGACTGGGTATCAGAGTTTGGATGGATGGGTCCAACAATTCTTATTCTGGCAATGATCGCGCAGATGTTTCTTATCGTAATCCCTTCGGTAGTGCTAATGGTAGTTTCTATATTGGCTTATGGTCCTATTTTTGGGAGTCTTATAATTTTTGCAGCCATTTTCTCAGCATCTAGTGTTGGATATTTTATAGGTCGGTATTTTGGGCCTGTAATTGTGCAAAAGCTAATAGGTGCCAAAAATGCGAATAAAATAGAAGATTTTATTGATGATTATGGTTTTTGGGCTATTATTGTTACAAGAATAAATCCCTTTCTTTCTAACGATGCCATTAGTTTTGTAGGAGGAATTCTCAAAATGGGTTATTGGCGTTTTATTGGGGCAACCCTTGTGGGTATTGCCCCTTTAACAATTTTTATCGCAATTATTGGAGACAGTACCGATGGTCTAAAAACAGGATTGCTATGGGGTTCTATCGTAAGTTTAATCATTTTTGTGCTATACGTTATTTGGGATAAAAAGAAGCGCAAAAAATAA
- a CDS encoding cold-shock protein — protein sequence MGKSQQTFSKTEKEKKKIKKRKEKEAKKQERKENSNKGGNFEDMIAYVDADGNLTDTPPDPSQKVEVEAESIEIGVPKKEDMPEEDPQRNGKVSFFDHSKGFGFIIDSENNEKYFVHVTGLIDEIDENDKVTFELERGMKGMNAVRVKQQ from the coding sequence ATGGGCAAATCGCAGCAGACATTCAGTAAAACTGAAAAAGAAAAAAAGAAAATAAAAAAGCGTAAAGAAAAAGAGGCTAAAAAGCAGGAGCGCAAAGAGAACTCTAACAAAGGCGGTAATTTTGAAGACATGATCGCTTATGTTGATGCTGATGGTAATCTAACCGATACTCCGCCAGATCCTTCTCAAAAAGTTGAAGTTGAAGCCGAAAGTATAGAAATTGGTGTTCCTAAGAAAGAGGATATGCCAGAGGAAGATCCGCAAAGAAACGGAAAGGTTTCTTTCTTTGATCATTCTAAAGGTTTTGGATTTATTATAGATTCAGAAAACAACGAAAAATATTTTGTTCACGTTACCGGATTAATCGATGAGATTGATGAAAACGACAAAGTAACTTTTGAACTGGAAAGAGGAATGAAGGGAATGAACGCCGTTCGCGTTAAACAACAATAA
- a CDS encoding DEAD/DEAH box helicase, whose amino-acid sequence MQIKNLQEILNKLEISQLNAMQQEAFKTISENPNTVLLSPTGSGKTLAFILPLLEELDPELAEVQAVILVPSRELAIQIEQVTREMGAGFKANAVYGGRAFSKDKIELQHPPAILIGTPGRIADHFRRNTFSKKEIKALVLDEFDKSLEVGFENEMKEIIGELTSLKKRILTSATQNIDIPGFVGLESPQRIDYLKGEQPSLEIKTIQVNPKTKLQSLVNLLSENAKGSGIIFCNLKDSIAEVSDFLNRNRIEHGIFSGGMEQKDRERSLIKFRNGTHRILVATDLAARGIDVPEIDFIIHYQLPFKASEFTHRNGRTARMHQEGTAYVLSDRKTLPDFIKSNDYKIQDPKGDNNLVEKTTLFISGGRKDKISKGDIAGLFLKQGNLKKEELGLIELKQDCAFVAVPEQKADELISLLNNSRLKKKKVRVRYI is encoded by the coding sequence ATGCAAATCAAGAATTTACAGGAAATCCTAAATAAACTGGAGATTTCCCAGCTTAATGCTATGCAGCAGGAAGCTTTTAAAACTATTAGTGAAAATCCTAATACTGTTTTGTTATCTCCAACAGGATCGGGAAAAACACTGGCATTTATACTTCCGCTTTTAGAAGAATTAGATCCGGAATTAGCTGAAGTACAAGCTGTAATTTTGGTTCCCTCTAGAGAATTGGCGATTCAAATTGAACAGGTGACACGCGAGATGGGAGCTGGTTTTAAAGCAAACGCTGTTTATGGCGGCAGGGCTTTTTCCAAAGATAAAATAGAACTGCAACATCCACCCGCAATCCTTATTGGTACTCCGGGGCGAATTGCCGATCATTTTAGAAGGAATACTTTCTCCAAAAAAGAGATCAAAGCGCTTGTTTTAGATGAATTTGACAAATCTTTAGAGGTTGGGTTTGAAAATGAGATGAAGGAGATTATAGGAGAACTTACGAGCTTAAAAAAGAGAATTCTTACTTCAGCAACGCAAAATATTGATATCCCTGGGTTTGTAGGTTTGGAAAGCCCTCAACGAATAGATTATTTAAAAGGAGAACAGCCTTCTTTAGAAATTAAAACCATTCAGGTAAATCCTAAAACAAAACTTCAAAGCCTGGTTAACTTACTTTCAGAAAACGCAAAAGGCTCAGGAATTATCTTTTGTAATTTAAAAGATAGTATTGCTGAAGTGAGTGATTTTTTAAATAGAAACCGCATTGAACACGGTATTTTTTCTGGAGGAATGGAACAGAAAGATAGGGAAAGATCGCTTATAAAATTCAGGAATGGAACGCATAGAATACTTGTGGCTACAGATCTTGCTGCCCGTGGAATAGATGTGCCGGAAATTGATTTTATAATTCATTATCAATTACCTTTTAAAGCTTCAGAATTTACACATAGAAACGGACGTACGGCCAGAATGCACCAGGAGGGAACCGCTTATGTTCTTTCTGATAGAAAAACACTACCCGATTTTATTAAATCTAATGATTATAAAATCCAGGATCCAAAGGGAGATAATAATTTAGTTGAAAAAACAACTTTGTTTATTTCCGGAGGAAGAAAAGATAAAATTTCAAAAGGAGATATTGCCGGACTTTTCTTAAAACAGGGAAACCTGAAGAAAGAAGAATTGGGCCTTATAGAACTTAAACAAGATTGTGCCTTTGTTGCGGTGCCAGAGCAAAAAGCCGACGAACTTATTAGCTTGCTTAACAATTCCAGGTTGAAAAAGAAAAAGGTAAGAGTTCGTTATATTTAG
- a CDS encoding VF530 family DNA-binding protein — protein MENSQPNNPLHGVKLAEILAFLVSRFGWEEMGKRINIKCFTQDPSIKSSLKFLRKTPWARTKVESLYLASI, from the coding sequence ATGGAAAACAGTCAACCTAACAATCCACTTCACGGAGTAAAACTTGCCGAAATCTTAGCCTTTTTAGTAAGCCGTTTCGGCTGGGAAGAAATGGGAAAACGCATTAACATTAAATGCTTCACCCAGGATCCTTCTATAAAATCCAGCCTTAAATTTTTACGAAAAACTCCCTGGGCCCGAACCAAAGTAGAGAGTTTATACCTTGCTTCAATCTAG